The Brasilonema sennae CENA114 genome includes a region encoding these proteins:
- a CDS encoding DUF1634 domain-containing protein: MNKISFSFWWSSSTPSQSEVIKFQVQQKKSDSDIQELAQHTSVIAEFPNNYEVDANKEETKTLSELQLEQLLSNVLKYGVIFASTVVLIGGILYLIRHGAQRADYQFFQGEPSHFRSPTGVAVAVLSGSRRGIIQLGLLLLVATPILRVVISLFIFLKQRELTYVVITLIVLTALMYSLIGAYY, encoded by the coding sequence ATGAATAAAATAAGTTTTAGTTTCTGGTGGAGCTCATCGACACCATCACAAAGCGAAGTTATCAAATTCCAAGTGCAGCAGAAAAAATCAGACAGTGATATTCAAGAGTTAGCCCAGCACACCAGTGTAATAGCAGAGTTTCCTAACAACTATGAGGTTGATGCAAACAAGGAAGAAACGAAAACACTAAGCGAACTGCAACTTGAGCAGCTGCTTAGTAATGTGCTAAAGTACGGCGTTATATTTGCTAGCACTGTCGTTTTAATAGGCGGCATATTATATTTGATTCGCCACGGTGCGCAAAGAGCTGACTATCAATTTTTTCAAGGAGAACCATCCCACTTCCGTTCTCCTACAGGGGTTGCGGTTGCAGTTTTGTCGGGTAGTCGTCGTGGTATCATTCAGCTTGGACTGCTGCTACTTGTTGCTACTCCAATTCTTCGCGTGGTCATTTCTCTGTTTATTTTTCTAAAACAGCGAGAATTGACATACGTTGTTATTACTTTGATAGTTCTGACAGCGCTAATGTATAGCCTTATCGGAGCATATTATTAA
- a CDS encoding sulfite exporter TauE/SafE family protein: MNILEFSLLVWIGAFTAGFLGALTGLGGGVVIVPLLTSIFGVDIRYAVGASLVSVIATSLGAASTYIKKGYTNLRLGMFLEVATTIGALIGALIATLISVKALTIVLAVVLLYSAYLSQQPKLNNAENESTDALGTYLQLNSNYPTPEGLMSYQVHSVPSGFSVMLVAGVLSGLLGIGSGAFKVLAMDQIMGIPFKVSTTTSNFMISVTAAASAGVYLARGYIDPGLSMPVMLGVLPGAFLGARVLIGANTQTLRIIFSVVLVVMAFKMVYNSLLGEL; this comes from the coding sequence TTGAATATCCTAGAGTTTTCTTTACTAGTTTGGATTGGAGCATTTACGGCTGGCTTTTTAGGAGCGCTCACTGGTTTAGGGGGTGGAGTTGTCATTGTCCCCTTATTAACTTCAATCTTTGGAGTTGATATCCGCTACGCGGTTGGTGCTTCCTTGGTGTCTGTGATTGCAACTTCCTTAGGTGCCGCATCTACATATATAAAAAAAGGCTATACCAATCTGCGATTGGGAATGTTTTTAGAAGTAGCAACGACAATCGGAGCTTTAATAGGAGCTTTGATTGCCACTTTGATTTCTGTCAAAGCACTAACCATCGTCCTTGCTGTTGTTTTACTTTATTCCGCTTACCTGTCACAACAACCCAAACTTAACAACGCGGAAAATGAGTCAACTGACGCTTTAGGAACTTATTTACAACTTAATAGTAATTACCCGACTCCAGAAGGACTAATGTCATATCAAGTTCATTCTGTCCCCAGTGGGTTTAGTGTGATGTTAGTCGCAGGAGTCCTTTCTGGACTACTTGGAATTGGTTCGGGAGCGTTTAAAGTCTTGGCAATGGATCAAATTATGGGTATCCCGTTCAAAGTTTCTACAACCACCAGCAATTTTATGATTAGTGTAACTGCAGCGGCTTCAGCAGGAGTTTACTTAGCACGTGGTTACATCGATCCAGGACTATCAATGCCAGTCATGTTGGGGGTATTGCCTGGTGCTTTTTTGGGGGCGCGAGTTTTAATAGGAGCCAACACTCAGACTTTAAGAATTATTTTCTCTGTTGTGCTGGTAGTGATGGCATTCAAGATGGTCTATAACAGTTTGCTTGGGGAGCTTTAA
- a CDS encoding phosphatase PAP2 family protein, which produces MFSTNLSKLIPSFLNFSKKLLVARWRSLVLLLIGVYLPLQIFGLLAVEVWKNQGGFPWDVPILLAVHSTAQPQLDVIAVTLALFGKIEIVLPVVCVIALVLLIQKRWRSLTYLLTTEIGSAIINGTAKQFMHRVRPHLWEWESLVSEPSFSFPSAHSMATMTLVAVLVILTWGSVWCWVVSIAGSLFVLGIGWTRLYLGVHFPSDILAGWMVSIGWAIGVSLIIRPHLTKDTIVSETPPAEETTLLPEETQLIGEE; this is translated from the coding sequence ATGTTTAGCACTAATTTGAGCAAGCTTATCCCGTCGTTCCTCAACTTCTCTAAAAAGCTGCTTGTTGCTCGTTGGCGTTCCCTTGTACTGCTCTTGATTGGGGTTTATCTACCTTTGCAAATCTTTGGACTGCTGGCGGTAGAGGTATGGAAGAATCAAGGTGGTTTCCCGTGGGATGTGCCGATTCTCCTAGCAGTTCATTCTACAGCACAGCCGCAATTGGATGTTATAGCCGTAACGCTAGCTCTGTTTGGGAAAATTGAGATTGTCCTTCCCGTTGTCTGTGTGATTGCACTGGTGTTGTTGATCCAAAAACGGTGGCGATCGCTCACCTATCTACTCACCACTGAGATCGGAAGCGCCATCATTAATGGTACAGCAAAGCAATTCATGCATCGAGTGCGTCCTCACCTTTGGGAATGGGAATCACTTGTTTCTGAGCCAAGTTTCTCATTTCCCAGTGCTCATTCTATGGCAACTATGACACTGGTAGCAGTTCTCGTCATTTTAACCTGGGGTAGTGTTTGGTGCTGGGTGGTTTCGATTGCTGGGAGTTTATTTGTATTAGGTATTGGCTGGACACGACTTTATTTAGGAGTTCATTTTCCCAGTGATATTCTAGCAGGATGGATGGTTTCTATAGGCTGGGCAATTGGCGTGAGTTTGATTATTAGACCTCATTTGACTAAAGACACCATCGTTAGTGAAACTCCTCCTGCAGAGGAAACAACATTACTTCCAGAGGAAACGCAGTTGATAGGTGAGGAATAA
- a CDS encoding PAP/fibrillin family protein, which translates to MADTTLFNLKQELISISTATDIGFNSNTTYRQQIEKLAEQIEAVNQNSEPTSHMELLQGRWRLLYSTFGLEQQTTLSRLSFGKLPDVTISVTGLFQEIYKATEQYNNLIEFIAGSGVKGVTVVMGRYTVVDSKRLAIDFLETSAYSATDDLNDTAFREALGVDSALLLKSTLSGSGWVDITYLDADFRLMRGNQQNLYVLLRE; encoded by the coding sequence ATGGCAGATACTACACTGTTTAACCTGAAACAAGAGTTGATTTCTATTTCAACAGCCACTGATATTGGATTTAACAGCAACACAACGTATCGTCAGCAAATTGAGAAATTAGCCGAACAAATTGAGGCTGTTAATCAAAATAGTGAACCGACAAGCCATATGGAATTGCTTCAAGGGCGCTGGCGGCTTTTGTACAGTACGTTTGGATTAGAACAACAAACAACTCTTTCTCGTCTTTCTTTCGGTAAGTTGCCTGATGTAACAATCAGCGTTACTGGTTTGTTCCAAGAGATTTACAAGGCTACTGAGCAGTACAACAACCTCATTGAGTTTATCGCAGGCTCCGGTGTCAAGGGTGTTACCGTGGTTATGGGGCGCTACACAGTGGTGGACTCTAAGCGTCTTGCCATTGATTTTTTGGAAACTTCTGCTTATAGTGCAACCGATGATTTGAATGATACCGCATTTCGAGAGGCTTTAGGAGTAGATTCGGCGTTACTTTTGAAATCAACACTTTCTGGCAGTGGTTGGGTGGATATTACTTATTTGGACGCAGATTTCCGCCTTATGCGTGGTAATCAGCAGAATTTGTATGTGCTGCTGCGAGAGTGA
- a CDS encoding creatininase family protein — MHSFIPPKRFFPYLSWTDIQAMPNKEDVVIIQPVGSIEQHGLHLPLIVDAAIGMAVLGKALEKLDTSIPAYALPILYYGKSNEHWHFPGTMTLSAETLIATLMEVGESVYRAGFRKLVLMNSHGGQPQVMEIVARDLHIKYDEFLVFPLFTWRVPHITSELVTLKEKQVGIHAGDAETSLMLAILPEQVKMDAAVAEYPPEQPEGSLLSIEGKLPFAWATRDLSKSGVVGDPTVATKEKGDRILESVSDGWVRVIKDVYAFQKPQPE; from the coding sequence ATCCACAGCTTTATTCCCCCAAAACGCTTTTTTCCCTACCTCAGTTGGACTGACATTCAAGCAATGCCAAACAAGGAAGATGTAGTCATTATCCAACCAGTAGGGTCAATTGAACAACATGGTCTTCATCTGCCGTTAATTGTCGATGCTGCCATTGGTATGGCGGTTCTGGGAAAAGCGTTGGAAAAGCTAGATACAAGCATCCCAGCATATGCTCTGCCAATCTTATATTACGGCAAATCGAATGAACACTGGCACTTTCCCGGTACAATGACTCTCAGCGCTGAAACTCTCATAGCAACTCTGATGGAAGTTGGAGAAAGTGTTTACCGTGCTGGGTTTCGGAAATTGGTGTTGATGAACTCCCACGGGGGACAACCCCAAGTTATGGAAATTGTCGCGCGGGATTTGCATATTAAGTATGATGAGTTTTTAGTATTTCCGCTGTTTACCTGGCGAGTCCCGCATATCACTTCAGAATTAGTGACGCTAAAGGAAAAACAAGTAGGTATTCATGCAGGGGATGCAGAAACTAGCCTGATGCTGGCTATTTTACCAGAACAAGTGAAAATGGACGCTGCCGTTGCAGAGTATCCGCCAGAACAGCCAGAAGGAAGTTTATTGAGTATTGAGGGTAAGTTACCCTTTGCATGGGCGACGCGGGATTTAAGCAAAAGTGGAGTGGTGGGAGATCCGACAGTTGCAACAAAGGAGAAAGGCGATCGCATTCTCGAATCTGTTTCTGATGGTTGGGTGCGAGTTATAAAAGATGTGTATGCTTTTCAAAAGCCACAACCTGAATGA
- a CDS encoding ROK family protein yields MVENNGAIRTLSVDIGGSGVKVIVLDITGKGLTERARTETPQPAKSEPIIDAIVELAATQGEFHRVSVGFPGVVRNGVTQTAVNLDPDWIGFDLATALSKRLDKPVRVINDADMQGLGSISGKGVELVITLGTGFGSALFVDGKLVPNLEMGHHEFRKGETYEQQLGRATLEKVGEKKWNRRLERAIASLEHLFNYDYLYIGGGEAKKVDIKLPSNVKIIPNITGLLGGIALWKD; encoded by the coding sequence ATGGTTGAAAATAATGGAGCTATCCGCACCCTATCGGTTGACATTGGTGGTAGTGGTGTAAAAGTTATAGTTTTGGATATTACGGGAAAAGGCTTAACAGAAAGGGCGCGAACAGAAACACCCCAACCTGCGAAATCAGAACCTATAATTGATGCAATTGTAGAGCTAGCAGCGACTCAAGGTGAGTTTCATCGCGTTTCGGTGGGTTTTCCTGGTGTTGTGCGCAATGGAGTGACGCAAACAGCCGTGAACTTAGATCCAGATTGGATCGGGTTTGATTTAGCTACAGCATTGTCAAAGCGTTTGGACAAACCTGTACGGGTGATAAATGATGCCGATATGCAAGGTTTGGGGTCAATTTCCGGAAAAGGTGTGGAATTGGTGATTACGTTGGGTACAGGCTTTGGTTCGGCCTTATTTGTAGATGGTAAACTCGTGCCGAATTTAGAAATGGGACATCATGAGTTTCGTAAAGGAGAAACTTACGAGCAACAGCTAGGACGTGCTACCTTGGAAAAGGTAGGTGAAAAGAAATGGAACAGGCGCTTAGAAAGAGCGATCGCATCTCTGGAACATCTGTTCAATTACGATTATCTGTATATCGGTGGTGGTGAAGCGAAAAAAGTAGATATCAAATTACCATCAAATGTGAAGATCATCCCCAATATCACTGGTTTATTGGGTGGTATCGCTTTGTGGAAAGATTGA
- a CDS encoding M48 family metallopeptidase, whose translation MIMMLSRFSKLRKSLALFLAGLGITLGVGLSPFTPANAISWGQLLFNGAQLLQLSNLSTEQKVGLGREIDQQVRSNYRLSTNANVSRIGQRLAKASDCSQTPFKFSVVQDRSINAFATTGGYVYVHTGLINAADNEDQLAAVIGHEIGHICNDDLVAKLKQAQLAQGAASLAGLDRSTVAAAAYKLAVDLPNSRQAEYNADDKGLRYLERAGYNPNAMPAFLSKLVNQRSAPSFLSSHPGAQERISVLKRKIAARQ comes from the coding sequence ATGATTATGATGCTTTCTCGCTTTTCTAAATTGCGTAAAAGCCTTGCCCTCTTTCTTGCTGGTTTGGGGATTACTTTAGGAGTGGGACTATCTCCTTTCACACCAGCTAATGCTATTTCCTGGGGTCAGTTACTTTTTAATGGCGCTCAGCTTCTGCAGCTTTCCAACCTGTCAACAGAGCAAAAAGTCGGGTTAGGTCGCGAAATTGATCAACAGGTACGTAGTAATTACAGACTCAGTACCAACGCTAATGTTAGTCGAATAGGTCAACGGTTAGCTAAAGCTAGTGATTGTTCTCAAACTCCTTTTAAATTTTCTGTCGTTCAAGACCGAAGCATTAATGCTTTTGCAACCACAGGTGGTTATGTTTACGTCCACACTGGATTGATTAATGCGGCGGATAATGAAGACCAGTTAGCAGCGGTTATCGGTCACGAAATAGGTCACATTTGCAACGACGACTTAGTCGCTAAGCTAAAACAAGCGCAACTCGCTCAAGGCGCAGCCTCACTGGCTGGATTAGATCGCAGCACCGTCGCTGCTGCAGCTTATAAGCTTGCTGTAGATCTACCCAACAGCCGTCAAGCTGAATATAATGCTGATGATAAAGGACTGCGATATCTTGAACGAGCAGGTTATAACCCTAATGCTATGCCTGCATTTTTGAGCAAATTGGTGAACCAGCGTTCTGCACCAAGCTTTTTGAGTAGTCACCCAGGAGCGCAAGAACGTATTTCTGTATTAAAAAGAAAAATTGCTGCTCGTCAGTGA
- a CDS encoding glycosyltransferase encodes MLPTRKHRIALISVDGDPAAEIGQEEAGGQNVYVRQVGYALAEQGWQVDMFTRQSSPEQATIVQHGPLCRTIRLKTGSTEFIGRDHLFEHLPEFIAEFQTFQREQGFQYRLIHTNYWLSSWVGMELKKQQPLIQLHTYHSLGTVKYSAISDIPAIASKRIAVEKACLETVDRVVATSPQEQQHMRRLVSTKGKIEVIPCGTDVDKFGLIQRSAARQELGIAPDVKMILYVGRFDQRKGIETLVRAVAKSSLRDHANLQLVIGGGYRPGHSDGIERDRIASIVAELGLQDCTTFPGRLDEAVIPSYYAAADVCVVPSHYEPFGLVAIEAMASQTPVVASDVGGLQFTVVPEVTGLLVPPKDEVAFATAIDRILLNPNWRDQLGEAGRQRVEIAFSWYSVASRLTQIYTHLLAQTMPSIESKPQIAA; translated from the coding sequence ATGTTACCGACCAGAAAACATCGCATTGCTCTGATTTCTGTTGATGGAGATCCTGCTGCAGAAATTGGACAGGAAGAGGCTGGAGGACAAAATGTCTATGTGCGTCAAGTAGGTTATGCCCTTGCGGAACAAGGTTGGCAGGTGGATATGTTCACCCGCCAAAGTAGTCCTGAGCAGGCTACGATTGTGCAGCATGGGCCATTATGTCGCACGATCCGATTGAAGACTGGATCTACTGAGTTTATAGGGCGAGATCACTTATTCGAGCATCTACCAGAATTTATTGCAGAGTTTCAGACATTCCAGCGGGAGCAAGGATTTCAGTACCGTTTGATTCATACTAACTACTGGTTGTCCTCGTGGGTGGGTATGGAACTCAAAAAACAACAGCCGTTGATTCAGTTGCATACTTACCACTCTTTAGGAACAGTCAAGTACAGTGCGATTTCTGATATTCCAGCAATTGCTAGTAAGCGAATAGCCGTTGAAAAAGCCTGTCTAGAAACCGTGGATCGAGTTGTTGCAACTAGTCCTCAAGAACAGCAACATATGCGAAGACTCGTTTCCACCAAAGGGAAAATCGAAGTCATTCCTTGCGGAACTGATGTCGATAAGTTTGGGTTGATTCAAAGGTCTGCAGCACGGCAAGAGTTAGGAATTGCACCTGATGTTAAGATGATCCTCTATGTCGGTCGCTTTGACCAACGTAAGGGGATCGAGACATTAGTACGAGCCGTTGCAAAGTCTAGTTTGCGGGATCATGCTAACCTGCAACTTGTTATTGGAGGTGGTTATCGTCCAGGTCATAGTGATGGGATCGAGCGCGATCGCATCGCAAGCATTGTCGCTGAACTCGGATTGCAAGACTGTACAACCTTTCCAGGTCGCCTAGATGAGGCTGTTATCCCCTCCTACTATGCAGCCGCAGATGTTTGTGTTGTACCTAGTCATTACGAACCTTTTGGTTTAGTTGCAATAGAAGCAATGGCTAGTCAGACTCCTGTCGTGGCTAGTGATGTTGGGGGGCTGCAATTTACAGTCGTACCTGAAGTGACTGGGTTACTCGTTCCCCCTAAAGATGAAGTCGCTTTTGCTACTGCTATTGACCGGATTTTGCTCAACCCAAATTGGCGAGATCAATTAGGTGAAGCTGGTAGACAACGAGTAGAGATTGCCTTTAGTTGGTATAGTGTCGCATCCCGCCTGACTCAAATCTACACACATCTACTAGCTCAAACCATGCCCTCAATAGAGAGCAAACCTCAAATTGCAGCTTAA
- a CDS encoding glycosyl hydrolase family 57 has translation MTATKSSANLPILEEFRTGLPNICGCEAEINSVVQQDNPVFLNTTNLRLENITAGFACALHMHQPSIPAGAHGEIISHLQYMFEHPHQGDNHNAEPFAWCYSRMGDFIPQLISEGCNPRIMLDYSGNLLWGLQQMGRQDIINNLKRLTCDSQYQPYVEWLGTMWSHAVIPSTPIPDIKLQIQAWQHYFAAIFGYEALQRVKGFSPPEMHLPNHPDTLFEYIKALKECGYRWLMVQEHSVERLDGSGLRHEDKYIPNRLLARNSKGETISITALIKTQGSDTKLVAQMQPYFEAKGRSQQQIGNVKVPSLVTQIADGENGGVMMNEYPRDLFRIYHEIRDSGNNHSGIVALNGTEYLELIEAAGVNPDEYPTCQGVQQHKIWQRVDPGHSTPEAVEKAITELKETDHQFHMDGASWTNNLSWVQGYENVLDPMNKLSALFHEKYDSLVQQDPSVTESSDYQRALLYNLLLQTSCFRYWGQGVWTDYARELYQRGEALLGVD, from the coding sequence ATGACTGCAACAAAATCATCTGCTAATCTACCAATTTTGGAAGAATTCCGGACAGGATTACCCAATATTTGCGGCTGTGAGGCAGAAATTAATTCTGTGGTTCAGCAAGATAACCCTGTATTTCTCAACACCACCAATCTCCGCTTAGAAAATATCACGGCTGGCTTTGCTTGTGCTCTCCATATGCATCAACCCAGCATTCCTGCGGGTGCTCACGGGGAAATTATCAGCCATCTCCAGTATATGTTTGAACATCCCCATCAAGGAGATAACCATAACGCAGAACCATTTGCCTGGTGTTATAGCCGCATGGGCGATTTTATTCCTCAACTTATATCCGAAGGTTGCAATCCTCGAATTATGCTCGATTACTCGGGTAATTTGTTGTGGGGGTTACAACAAATGGGACGACAGGATATTATCAATAATCTCAAACGTTTAACTTGTGACTCTCAATATCAGCCTTACGTCGAATGGTTGGGAACAATGTGGAGTCATGCGGTTATTCCTTCCACACCAATTCCTGACATTAAACTCCAAATTCAAGCTTGGCAACATTACTTTGCAGCCATTTTCGGCTATGAAGCCCTACAGCGCGTGAAGGGCTTTTCTCCCCCAGAAATGCACTTACCAAACCATCCAGATACTTTGTTTGAATATATCAAAGCTCTCAAAGAATGCGGATATCGTTGGCTGATGGTGCAAGAACATTCAGTAGAACGTCTGGATGGTTCAGGCTTACGTCATGAGGATAAATATATTCCAAATCGATTGCTTGCCCGCAATTCTAAAGGTGAAACCATCAGCATTACAGCATTAATCAAAACTCAAGGTTCCGACACAAAGTTAGTGGCTCAGATGCAGCCTTATTTTGAGGCGAAAGGAAGAAGTCAACAGCAAATTGGTAATGTTAAAGTTCCCTCGCTTGTCACTCAAATTGCTGATGGGGAAAATGGCGGCGTTATGATGAACGAATATCCCCGCGATTTGTTTAGAATCTATCATGAAATTCGCGATTCCGGAAACAATCATTCAGGAATTGTCGCACTCAACGGTACTGAATATTTGGAATTAATTGAAGCTGCTGGTGTGAATCCAGATGAATATCCAACCTGTCAAGGCGTACAGCAACACAAAATTTGGCAGCGAGTAGATCCAGGACATTCTACACCAGAAGCTGTGGAAAAAGCAATAACAGAATTAAAGGAAACAGACCATCAATTTCACATGGATGGTGCTTCTTGGACGAACAATTTAAGTTGGGTTCAAGGTTACGAAAATGTTTTAGATCCAATGAATAAACTCAGTGCTTTATTTCATGAAAAATATGATTCATTAGTTCAGCAAGATCCTTCAGTCACAGAGAGTTCCGATTATCAAAGAGCATTACTGTACAACTTATTATTGCAAACAAGTTGTTTCCGATATTGGGGACAAGGAGTTTGGACTGACTATGCTCGCGAACTCTATCAACGAGGTGAAGCGCTTTTGGGAGTGGATTGA
- a CDS encoding carbonic anhydrase, with product MKYHSIDELLNNNQTWVAEKLALNPNYFEQLATGQKPPYLYIGCSDSRLPLTNFTRTEPGELFVHRNIANQVSLTDINFLAVLEYAISHLQVQHIIVCGHYGCGGIKAALEGKTIGIIDNWVNPIREIYLQNQDDIDALLTKEERLNRLAEINVLVQVKNLYQTSIMRKALYDQKAPVVHGWVLDIRTGLIKDLQVSTKQWELRPPTIVLESIPSLPDFKFLDGDLDCLSQEAC from the coding sequence ATGAAATATCACAGCATTGATGAACTCCTGAACAATAATCAAACTTGGGTTGCAGAAAAACTGGCTTTGAACCCCAACTACTTTGAACAATTAGCCACCGGACAAAAACCCCCCTATCTTTACATTGGGTGTTCTGATAGTCGTTTACCGCTAACCAACTTTACGCGCACAGAACCTGGAGAGTTATTTGTCCATCGCAACATTGCCAATCAAGTATCTCTAACGGATATTAACTTTTTAGCCGTTTTGGAATACGCAATTTCTCATCTTCAAGTTCAACACATTATAGTTTGCGGTCACTACGGTTGCGGTGGAATTAAGGCGGCGCTAGAAGGCAAAACCATTGGAATCATTGATAATTGGGTGAATCCGATCCGAGAAATCTACTTACAAAACCAAGACGACATCGATGCTTTGCTCACAAAAGAAGAACGTCTAAATCGTCTAGCAGAAATCAATGTTCTGGTACAGGTTAAAAATCTATACCAAACTTCTATTATGCGTAAAGCACTTTATGATCAAAAAGCACCAGTGGTTCATGGTTGGGTACTGGATATCCGAACAGGATTAATCAAAGACTTGCAAGTCTCAACGAAACAATGGGAATTACGCCCACCAACCATCGTTCTTGAGTCCATACCTTCTCTGCCTGATTTTAAATTTCTGGATGGGGATTTGGACTGTTTGTCTCAAGAGGCATGTTAA
- a CDS encoding peptidase has translation MLRSFRRYHRQIAIILCLPLFLTVLTGMAYTILNEWFHQPELAVFLIKIHTLEVLNLQGIYPFLNGLGLIGLLITGVSMTGLFRQRTNKNTLG, from the coding sequence ATGCTACGTAGTTTCCGACGATACCATCGCCAGATTGCCATTATTTTGTGCCTACCATTATTTCTGACTGTGCTCACTGGTATGGCGTACACTATTCTCAATGAATGGTTCCACCAGCCTGAGTTAGCTGTATTTCTCATCAAAATTCATACCCTAGAAGTCTTGAATCTACAAGGAATTTATCCCTTTTTGAATGGTTTAGGATTAATCGGTTTATTGATTACTGGTGTAAGTATGACAGGTTTGTTTCGTCAACGCACTAATAAAAATACGCTGGGATAA
- a CDS encoding amidohydrolase yields the protein MNFTIQNVLIATVDDYATVDVQVVDGAIARICPEGFPPENPLPERSRSVSAGLSSGQDAEGILGHRAGEAIAAIAPSLEVIGTAINGENKLLLPGFFNAHSHSSEMWQRGIIPPLPLELWLAQLYDFAPLDLEKVYLSALGTAVETLFSGGTSVVDHLILIPGKELETIATAVRAYKEIGIRAFVSPLIQDESMTAGIPSGETKQNHEAYFRSTQATLELIEEAVRQFHRPDEGMSILVAPTGIQLCSDALFQGCIELSDKYNLCRHSHLLETKAQEKLAQEKYGCSAVEHLGRIGYLGDRTSLAHCIHLTDTDIAILAETKSTVVHNPLSNLRLGSGIAPILKYRQAGVNVSFGCDGASSNDSQDLLEAIKIGSILHNITDFDYQHWITPRQSVEMASLGGAKGLNMADKLGSLTVGKKADLVMYDLTSLSLLPRTDPIGLLILGRPTNAVESVWVNGKQVVANGKVTTINVDDLRQQLYDHSQWDTKRKSQTVAQLEAYYRTVMDLL from the coding sequence GTGAACTTTACAATTCAAAATGTTTTAATTGCCACTGTTGATGATTATGCAACTGTGGATGTGCAAGTCGTAGATGGGGCGATTGCCCGTATATGCCCAGAGGGTTTTCCTCCAGAAAACCCTCTCCCTGAGCGTTCGCGTAGCGTGTCCGCAGGACTCAGCTCAGGGCAAGATGCTGAAGGCATCTTGGGGCATAGGGCAGGCGAAGCCATCGCCGCTATTGCACCCAGTCTAGAGGTTATCGGTACGGCGATTAATGGTGAAAATAAACTCCTGTTGCCAGGATTTTTTAACGCCCACAGCCACTCCTCAGAAATGTGGCAACGAGGTATCATTCCACCACTTCCTCTAGAATTATGGTTAGCACAACTTTACGACTTTGCGCCTCTTGATTTAGAAAAAGTTTACCTTAGTGCTTTGGGAACGGCAGTAGAAACCCTGTTTTCTGGTGGAACGAGTGTGGTGGATCATCTCATCCTCATTCCAGGCAAAGAGTTGGAAACAATTGCAACAGCTGTTCGCGCTTACAAGGAAATTGGCATTCGTGCTTTTGTTTCCCCTCTAATTCAAGATGAATCCATGACTGCTGGAATACCATCAGGAGAAACCAAACAAAATCATGAGGCTTATTTTCGCTCAACTCAGGCGACACTCGAACTCATAGAAGAAGCTGTCAGACAGTTTCATCGCCCAGATGAGGGTATGAGTATTTTAGTTGCCCCCACAGGAATACAATTATGTTCTGATGCTTTGTTCCAAGGATGTATTGAGTTAAGCGATAAGTACAATCTTTGCCGTCACTCCCATTTACTGGAAACTAAAGCGCAAGAGAAACTCGCACAAGAAAAATATGGCTGTAGTGCGGTTGAACATCTGGGGCGGATTGGGTATTTAGGCGATCGCACATCCCTCGCCCATTGCATTCACTTAACTGACACCGATATTGCCATCCTAGCCGAAACTAAATCTACAGTTGTCCACAATCCCTTAAGTAACTTGCGTCTAGGCAGCGGTATCGCCCCCATTCTGAAATATCGTCAAGCTGGAGTCAACGTCAGTTTTGGTTGTGATGGTGCATCTAGCAACGATTCTCAAGATTTACTAGAAGCCATCAAAATCGGTTCCATACTGCACAACATCACAGATTTCGATTACCAACACTGGATTACACCTCGTCAATCAGTGGAGATGGCATCTCTGGGTGGTGCAAAAGGACTGAACATGGCTGACAAACTCGGTTCCCTAACCGTCGGCAAAAAAGCCGATTTGGTGATGTATGACCTTACCAGTTTATCACTACTACCGCGTACAGACCCGATTGGCTTATTAATTCTTGGTCGTCCCACTAATGCGGTAGAAAGTGTCTGGGTAAATGGTAAGCAGGTAGTCGCCAATGGCAAAGTGACTACTATTAACGTGGATGATTTGCGTCAACAACTTTATGATCACAGTCAGTGGGATACAAAACGCAAGTCGCAGACTGTTGCTCAACTTGAAGCTTATTATCGTACAGTCATGGATTTATTGTAG